Sequence from the Kribbella aluminosa genome:
CGGTACGGCGGGCCTCGCGCTCGGCGGCGCCGTGATGATGCTGCTCGGCAACCCGCTCTCCGGAATGACCAGCGCCCCCGAGATGCTGCCGAGCGGCTGGGGCACGCTGGGCCAGTTGCTACCACCAGGAGCCGCGGGTACGGCGTTGCGCTCGGTCAGCTTCTTCGATGGCGCCGGGATCGGGCGGCCGCTCGTCGTACTGGGCTGCTGGCTGCTCGCCGGGCTGCTGTTCTGCGGACTCGGCACACTCCGCGGCCGGCGCCGCGCCGTACCGGCTCGTCATGAGGCGCGAGCCGTAGCGGCCTGACAAAGCCGGGGTATGGAAACGCGGTGACCGGATCGTTACTATCCGGTCACCGCGTTACCGCGTGACTGCGGCGACAACGTTGTCTGTCAAGCATTGACTTGGGCCGACCGGGACTCCTACGGTCGCGGAAAAGCCCGCAGGATTTGGGTCGTAGTACCGGGATGACAACGATTGCCCGAAGGTGGACCTGATGAAGTCAAGGAAACGTTTCACAGTGGCCGCGGTCGCGAGCGCGCTGCTGCTGGCGGTGTCGGCCTGCAGCCAGGGTTCGACGACCAAGCAGCCGGACGCCGGCAGCTCGCAGAGCGCCGGTCCCGCGCACATCAAGATCGCGTACCAGCAGTGGGGTCCGGGCGTGGTGATGAAGAACTTCCTCACCGGCGTGAAGTCCGAGTACGAGGCCGCGCACCCCGGGTCCCAGGTCGAGATCGTCCCGGTCGTCGCCAGTGAGAACGACTACTACACCAAGATCCAGTTGATGATGCGGTCGCCGAACACTGCGCCGGACATCGTCTACGAGGACACCTTCCTGATCAACTCCGACATCACCGCGGGGTACCTGAAGCCGCTCGACGACTACATCAAGAACTGGGATCAGTGGAGCCAGTTCGAGGACACCGCCAAGGGCGCGGCGAAGGGCCAGGACGGCAAGACGTACGGCGTACCGGACGGCACCGACACGCGGGCGCTCTGGTACAACAAGCAGATCTTCCAGAAGGCCGGACTGCCGGCCGACTGGCAGCCGAAGACGTGGGACGACGTACTCAGCGCGGCGCGCACCATCAAGCAGAAGGTGCCGGGCGTGACGCCGTTCAACATGTACTCCGGCAAGCCGATGGGTGAGGGCTCGGCCATGCAGGGCTTCGAGATGCTGCTCTACGGCACCAAGGACACCCTGTACAACTACGACCAGAAGAAGTGGGTCGTCGGCAGCCAGGGCTTCAAGGACTCGCTGAACTTCGTCAAGACCGTCTTCACCGAGGGCCTGGCGCCGTCGCCGAAGGACGCGCTCAGCCCGAACATGGGCAGCAAGGTCGGCACCGAGCTGCTTCCGCAGAGCAAGCTGGCGATC
This genomic interval carries:
- a CDS encoding extracellular solute-binding protein, with translation MKSRKRFTVAAVASALLLAVSACSQGSTTKQPDAGSSQSAGPAHIKIAYQQWGPGVVMKNFLTGVKSEYEAAHPGSQVEIVPVVASENDYYTKIQLMMRSPNTAPDIVYEDTFLINSDITAGYLKPLDDYIKNWDQWSQFEDTAKGAAKGQDGKTYGVPDGTDTRALWYNKQIFQKAGLPADWQPKTWDDVLSAARTIKQKVPGVTPFNMYSGKPMGEGSAMQGFEMLLYGTKDTLYNYDQKKWVVGSQGFKDSLNFVKTVFTEGLAPSPKDALSPNMGSKVGTELLPQSKLAIDLDGSWIYGNWLKSGAKPWPQWSTVLGQTAMPTQDGSGKGKVSLSGGWTWAIPAKAKSPDAAWDFIKTLQTPQNAAKYATDGAQIAVRKDVASNAAYKSSSASTQFFTDLVSVTVYRPALPEYPKVSNEIITAMESVMTGQSSPDDAAKNYDQAVEGIVGGKDSTTTKSTGQ